A single window of Dermacentor albipictus isolate Rhodes 1998 colony chromosome 1, USDA_Dalb.pri_finalv2, whole genome shotgun sequence DNA harbors:
- the LOC135896589 gene encoding gamma-secretase subunit Aph-1-like isoform X1 yields the protein MAFLECVGCSLIAFGPSLAIFWVLIVGQPSRLVVFIVSSFFWLLSLLLSSVAWFMLKELFHAPFAVSLVTSVGFQEFFRYLAFRTLRKAEEALNVVVLVGSDYDVALVRYHTSFACVSGLGFGTTSAASAMLNLLADVGAGPGTVGFFGDHGSVDLIIYSATAACLALLHTLWSVIASNALLFRRYGVLLFVPAAHLFTAGVTTLTPNAHRDVLYDVMPLAATGVVLYMSATTAFVVSGGTPRNLLSCLGGLLRNPGASSNAPEVPPGQM from the exons ATGGCCTTCTTGGAGTGCGTCGGCTGCTCGTTGATAGCATTCGGGCCGTCGCTCGCCATTTTCTGGGTGTTAATTGTTGGCCAGCCCAGCCGGCTCGTGGTGTTCATCGTGTCCTCGTTCTTCTGGCTCCTGTCGTTGCTGCTGTCGTCTGTTGCCTGGTTTATGCTGAAAGAACTTTTCCACGCCCCGTTCGCCGTTAGCCTCGTGACGTCTGTGGGTTTTCAG GAATTCTTCAGGTATCTGGCATTCCGAACACTGCGCAAGGCCGAGGAGGCGCTGAACGTAGTCGTTCTTGTCGGCTCCGACTATGACGTGGCTCTTGTTCGCTACCACACCTCGTTCGCCTGCGTCTCCGGCCTTGGCTTTGGAACTACTAGCGCAGCCTCAGCGATGCTCAACCTCCTTGCGGACGTGGGTGCGGGACCAG GCACGGTGGGTTTCTTCGGCGACCACGGGAGCGTGGACTTGATCATCTACTCGGCGACGGCCGCGTGTCTCGCTCTGCTCCACACCTTGTGGAGCGTGATAGCGTCCAACGCGTTGCTGTTCCGGCGCTACGGCGTTTTGCTGTTCGTGCCAGCCGCCCATCTCTTCACTGCGGGAGTGACGACCCTAACTCCGAATGCGCACCGGGACGTCCTGTACGATGTCATGCCTCTTGCGGCGACCGGCGTGGTGCTCTATATGAGTGCAACCACGGCTTTCGTTGTTTCGGGAGGCACGCCGAGAAACCTGCTTTCATGCCTCGGAGGTCTCTTGCGCAACCCCGGCGCATCATCCAATGCTCCAGAAGTCCCCCCGGGGCAAATGTGA
- the LOC135896589 gene encoding gamma-secretase subunit Aph-1-like isoform X2, with protein sequence MAFLECVGCSLIAFGPSLAIFWVLIVGQPSRLVVFIVSSFFWLLSLLLSSVAWFMLKELFHAPFAVSLVTSEFFRYLAFRTLRKAEEALNVVVLVGSDYDVALVRYHTSFACVSGLGFGTTSAASAMLNLLADVGAGPGTVGFFGDHGSVDLIIYSATAACLALLHTLWSVIASNALLFRRYGVLLFVPAAHLFTAGVTTLTPNAHRDVLYDVMPLAATGVVLYMSATTAFVVSGGTPRNLLSCLGGLLRNPGASSNAPEVPPGQM encoded by the exons ATGGCCTTCTTGGAGTGCGTCGGCTGCTCGTTGATAGCATTCGGGCCGTCGCTCGCCATTTTCTGGGTGTTAATTGTTGGCCAGCCCAGCCGGCTCGTGGTGTTCATCGTGTCCTCGTTCTTCTGGCTCCTGTCGTTGCTGCTGTCGTCTGTTGCCTGGTTTATGCTGAAAGAACTTTTCCACGCCCCGTTCGCCGTTAGCCTCGTGACGTCT GAATTCTTCAGGTATCTGGCATTCCGAACACTGCGCAAGGCCGAGGAGGCGCTGAACGTAGTCGTTCTTGTCGGCTCCGACTATGACGTGGCTCTTGTTCGCTACCACACCTCGTTCGCCTGCGTCTCCGGCCTTGGCTTTGGAACTACTAGCGCAGCCTCAGCGATGCTCAACCTCCTTGCGGACGTGGGTGCGGGACCAG GCACGGTGGGTTTCTTCGGCGACCACGGGAGCGTGGACTTGATCATCTACTCGGCGACGGCCGCGTGTCTCGCTCTGCTCCACACCTTGTGGAGCGTGATAGCGTCCAACGCGTTGCTGTTCCGGCGCTACGGCGTTTTGCTGTTCGTGCCAGCCGCCCATCTCTTCACTGCGGGAGTGACGACCCTAACTCCGAATGCGCACCGGGACGTCCTGTACGATGTCATGCCTCTTGCGGCGACCGGCGTGGTGCTCTATATGAGTGCAACCACGGCTTTCGTTGTTTCGGGAGGCACGCCGAGAAACCTGCTTTCATGCCTCGGAGGTCTCTTGCGCAACCCCGGCGCATCATCCAATGCTCCAGAAGTCCCCCCGGGGCAAATGTGA